The Enterobacter huaxiensis sequence TGCTAAAGCTGGAGTTAACCATGCACAAATTTACTAAAGCGCTGGCGGCCGTCGGCCTGGCTGCCGTTATGTCACAATCCGCTATCGCAGAAAATTTAAAACTCGGTTTTTTGGTCAAACAGCCTGAAGAGCCCTGGTTCCAGACGGAGTGGAAGTTCGCCGATAAAGCCGGAAAAGATTTAGGTTTTGAGGTGATTAAAATCGCGGTGCCGGACGGCGAGAAAACGCTGAACGCCATCGACAGCCTTGCCGCCAGCGGCGCGAAGGGCTTTGTCATTTGTACGCCGGACCCAAAACTGGGCTCGGCCATTGCCGCGAAGGCGCGCGGGTACGACATGAAGGTGATTGCGGTTGACGATCAGTTCGTCAATGCCAAAGGCAAGCCGATGGACACCGTACCGCTGGTCATGATGGCAGCCACGAAGATCGGCGAACGTCAGGGTCAGGAACTCTATAAAGAGATGCAAAAACGCGGCTGGGATGTCAAAGAGACCGGCGTTATGGCGATCACCGCAGACGAGCTGGATACGGCGCGCCGCCGTACCTCCGGCTCAATGGATGCGCTGAAGGCCGC is a genomic window containing:
- the araF gene encoding arabinose ABC transporter substrate-binding protein AraF; the protein is MHKFTKALAAVGLAAVMSQSAIAENLKLGFLVKQPEEPWFQTEWKFADKAGKDLGFEVIKIAVPDGEKTLNAIDSLAASGAKGFVICTPDPKLGSAIAAKARGYDMKVIAVDDQFVNAKGKPMDTVPLVMMAATKIGERQGQELYKEMQKRGWDVKETGVMAITADELDTARRRTSGSMDALKAAGFPEKQIYKVPTKSNDIPGAFDAANSMLVQHPEVKHWLVVGMNDNTVLGGVRATEGQGFKAPDVIGIGINGVDAVSELSKAQATGFYGSLLPSPDVHGYKSSEMLYNWVTKGAEPPKFTEVTDVVLITRDNFKEELAKKGLGGK